CCCACTGCAAAATTAACAGGGATAACAGGGATAGCCCCTGTTCGGGGCGGTTATGAACTACGCCATCACGCTGCACGAGATCACCAAGAGCTACGACGGCTTCAAGGCCGTGGACGCCTTTTCCTTGGAGGTGCAACGCGGCACCGTGTTCGGCCTCCTGGGGCCCAACGGCGCCGGCAAGACCACCCTGATCAAGATCCTCACCACCCTGATGCGCCCTACCCTCGGCGACGCCTTCGTCGAGGGGCACAGCGTTCTCAGCGCGGGCAAGGAGGTGCGCCGCATGATCGGCGTGGTCCCCCAGGAAAACAACCTGGACCGCTACCTGACCGCGCGCGAGAATCTGGCCCTGCACGCCAGGCTGCACGGCATGCGTCCCGCGGCCTACAACCCTCGCATCGACGAACTGTTGGAGATGTCCGGGCTCGCCGCGCGCCAGCACGACTTCCCCGACACCTTCTCCGGCGGGATGCAGCGTCGCCTCGTGGTGGCGCGCGCCCTGGTGCACGAGCCGCGGGTACTCTTCCTCGACGAGCCGACTACCGGGTTGGATCCGCAGTCCAGGCGCTCCCTGTGGGATCACATCCGCGGCCTGCGCCGGAACATGACCGTCTTTTTGACCACCCACTACATGGACGAGGCCGACGCGCTGTGTGACCGGATCATGATCATGGATCATGGCACGTGTCTCGCCGACGGCACCGCGGCGCAGTTGAAGGATGCTTTCTCCCGGGCACATACCTACCAGGTAGAATTCCGAAACGATGCCGACCGCTACCAGGGGGTGCTGGCCGGGCTTCCCTTCGTCAAGGGGGTGGAGCGGGACGGGAGTCTCTTCCAGATCACACTGGCCGACGAAGAGTCGATCAAGCCGCTCATGGACCACCTCTCCGGCTCCGACATCCGCCGCATTTGCCTCAAGGAGCCGACACTCGAGGACGTGTTCATTTCGCTTACCGGGGAAAAGGTCAGGGAGTAGCCTCATGTTCAAAGGCGCATTTTCCATCTGGGGCAGGGACATGCTGGTGCTCAAGCGCAGCATCATCTCTGAACTCGTCTCCGTGGTCGCCTACCCGCTTACCCTCTACCTCGCCTTCGGCTTCGGCCTCAAGGGGTACATCACAAATGTAAACGGCGTCCCCTACCCTCTCTTCATCGCGCCGGGCCTCATCTCGATGACCGCGGTGAACGCCGCCTTCGACGAGAGCTCCTGGAGCATGTGGTTCCACCGCAAGGTGCAGCGCACCATCGAAGAGTACCGGGTCACCCCGGTCACCGTGTACGACATCGTCATCGGCAAGATTTTCTCCGGCTTCTCGCAGGGTGCGGTCAAGGGAACAGTGGTCTTCCTGGTCATCCTCGCCCTCACCCCCTTCCGCATCGACTACGCCAATCTGCCGATGTACCTTTTGTGCATCGCACTGTCATCCATGACCTTCTCCTGTCTTGGCACCATCTGCGGCACTGTCATAGACAAACCGGAAAACATTGGCCGGGTGCAGTCGGTAGTCATAGTGCCTCTTATCTTCATGGCCGGTATCTTTTTCCCCCTTTCATCCTACCCCTCATCCATCCTGCCGCTGATACAGCTGCTTCCCACAACTGCGGTATTCGAAGGAGCGCGCGATGCGTTGCTGACAGGAGTGATCCCGTCACAGTACCTGGTGAACCTGGTGCTGACTGCCGCCGCCTGCTTCACTATCGCCGTATACACCTTCAACCGCAAGATGGCGGAATAAGCGATTCTTCTTGAGTTTCCCGAGTCATTCATAGTAAAGTTTGCAGTAAACTTTTTACCTCCTGGATGCCCCCTTCGGACGCCGTGTCGCGAAGCCGGCAAACCGA
This window of the Geomonas agri genome carries:
- a CDS encoding ABC transporter ATP-binding protein; translation: MNYAITLHEITKSYDGFKAVDAFSLEVQRGTVFGLLGPNGAGKTTLIKILTTLMRPTLGDAFVEGHSVLSAGKEVRRMIGVVPQENNLDRYLTARENLALHARLHGMRPAAYNPRIDELLEMSGLAARQHDFPDTFSGGMQRRLVVARALVHEPRVLFLDEPTTGLDPQSRRSLWDHIRGLRRNMTVFLTTHYMDEADALCDRIMIMDHGTCLADGTAAQLKDAFSRAHTYQVEFRNDADRYQGVLAGLPFVKGVERDGSLFQITLADEESIKPLMDHLSGSDIRRICLKEPTLEDVFISLTGEKVRE
- a CDS encoding ABC transporter permease; this encodes MFKGAFSIWGRDMLVLKRSIISELVSVVAYPLTLYLAFGFGLKGYITNVNGVPYPLFIAPGLISMTAVNAAFDESSWSMWFHRKVQRTIEEYRVTPVTVYDIVIGKIFSGFSQGAVKGTVVFLVILALTPFRIDYANLPMYLLCIALSSMTFSCLGTICGTVIDKPENIGRVQSVVIVPLIFMAGIFFPLSSYPSSILPLIQLLPTTAVFEGARDALLTGVIPSQYLVNLVLTAAACFTIAVYTFNRKMAE